The following coding sequences are from one Tachysurus vachellii isolate PV-2020 chromosome 7, HZAU_Pvac_v1, whole genome shotgun sequence window:
- the b4gat1 gene encoding beta-1,4-glucuronyltransferase 1 isoform X1 translates to MEDEARNVYRKTKRARYLHPTGFYYSTALLQLIYLSFLSKLHGKQQRYKYSELFGSKRNTQNNEKNSKRERLRYSLSSGGIFDSSGQYRVYKNLIKSDFSTNQKLGADPRSHHLALVTHTTINNLHHLDSLLERWQNPLSVAIFAHGEDVKFATALVYALSLFCPRVQALVDFHLVCHSEEMASFPEQDREHFAGLEEQGCPGVFAKLESHRDKYKNYAMGRNISYPNNLLRNVARTGTEAAYILVLDIDMVPSADLHHQFVMMLMKRERAPDEVLVLPAFEIRHTRKMPATKSELAQLYLVGEVRPFYEELCPRCQAPTNYSRWINLVSKSSGPLEVAYTQNWVDPWEPFYIGPKSVPLYDENFRQYGFNRISQACELHVAGFRFSVVSNAFVVHQGFKIQGDFHSRKDEENRRNRLLFRSFKEGLKNKYPNSPRHC, encoded by the exons ATGGAAGATGAAGCTCGTAATGTTTACCGAAAAACCAAACGTGCTCGTTATTTACACCCGACAGGCTTCTATTACTCCACTG CCCTGCTGCAGCTGATCTATCTGTCGTTCCTGTCGAAGCTGCACGGCAAACAGCAGCGCTACAAGTATTCAGAGCTGTTCGGCTCCAAGAGGAACACGCAAAACAATGAGAAGAACTCTAAACGGGAACGCCTGAGATACTCCTTATCCAGTGGAGGCATCTTTGACAGCAGTGGTCAGTACCGTGTGTACAAAAACCTTATCAAGAGTGACTTCTCCACTAACCAGAAGCTGGGTGCAGATCCAAGATCCCATCACCTCGCCTTGgtgacacacacaaccatcaaCAACCTTCATCATTTGGATTCTTTGCTTGAACGCTGGCAGAATCCGCTCTCTGTGGCTATTTTTGCTCATGGAGAAGATGTCAAGTTTGCAACAGCCCTTGTCTACGCCCTCAGCCTCTTCTGTCCACGTGTCCAAGCCTTGGTGGATTTCCACTTGGTATGCCACTCGGAGGAGATGGCCAGCTTCCCGGAGCAAGACAGAGAGCACTTTGCTGGACTTGAGGAACAAGGATGTCCTGGTGTCTTTGCGAAGCTTGAATCCCACCGGGACAAGTACAAGAACTATGCTATGGGAAGAAACATCTCCTACCCCAACAACCTTCTCCGCAACGTGGCCCGGACAGGCACAGAGGCTGCCTACATCCTTGTCCTCGACATTGACATGGTACCCAGCGCAGACCTGCATCATCAGTTtgtgatgatgctgatgaaacGTGAGCGGGCCCCGGATGAAGTTCTGGTCTTGCCCGCTTTTGAAATAAGGCACACGCGCAAGATGCCTGCTACAAAATCCGAGCTTGCACAGCTGTACCTGGTCGGTGAGGTGAGGCCCTTCTATGAGGAACTGTGCCCACGATGCCAGGCACCCACTAACTACTCCCGTTGGATTAACCTTGTTAGCAAGAGCTCCGGGCCTCTGGAGGTGGCATATACACAGAACTGGGTCGACCCATGGGAACCCTTTTACATCGGGCCCAAATCAGTGCCACTATATGATGAGAACTTCAGACAGTACGGCTTCAACCGTATCAGTCAG GCATGTGAGCTTCATGTAGCAGGGTTCAGGTTCTCTGTGGTGAGTAACGCCTTTGTGGTGCATCAGGGCTTTAAGATTCAGGGCGACTTTCACAGCCGCAAGGACGAGGAGAACCGCAGAAACCGCCTGCTCTTCCGAAGCTTCAAGGAAGGTCTGAAAAACAAATACCCCAACTCCCCTCGCCACTGCTGA
- the b4gat1 gene encoding beta-1,4-glucuronyltransferase 1 isoform X2: MHFFKKCSVFKVVLSALLIVALLQLIYLSFLSKLHGKQQRYKYSELFGSKRNTQNNEKNSKRERLRYSLSSGGIFDSSGQYRVYKNLIKSDFSTNQKLGADPRSHHLALVTHTTINNLHHLDSLLERWQNPLSVAIFAHGEDVKFATALVYALSLFCPRVQALVDFHLVCHSEEMASFPEQDREHFAGLEEQGCPGVFAKLESHRDKYKNYAMGRNISYPNNLLRNVARTGTEAAYILVLDIDMVPSADLHHQFVMMLMKRERAPDEVLVLPAFEIRHTRKMPATKSELAQLYLVGEVRPFYEELCPRCQAPTNYSRWINLVSKSSGPLEVAYTQNWVDPWEPFYIGPKSVPLYDENFRQYGFNRISQACELHVAGFRFSVVSNAFVVHQGFKIQGDFHSRKDEENRRNRLLFRSFKEGLKNKYPNSPRHC, from the exons ATGCATTTCTTCAAAAAATGCTCGGTGTTTAAAGTGGTGCTGAGTGCCCTGCTTATTGTAGCCCTGCTGCAGCTGATCTATCTGTCGTTCCTGTCGAAGCTGCACGGCAAACAGCAGCGCTACAAGTATTCAGAGCTGTTCGGCTCCAAGAGGAACACGCAAAACAATGAGAAGAACTCTAAACGGGAACGCCTGAGATACTCCTTATCCAGTGGAGGCATCTTTGACAGCAGTGGTCAGTACCGTGTGTACAAAAACCTTATCAAGAGTGACTTCTCCACTAACCAGAAGCTGGGTGCAGATCCAAGATCCCATCACCTCGCCTTGgtgacacacacaaccatcaaCAACCTTCATCATTTGGATTCTTTGCTTGAACGCTGGCAGAATCCGCTCTCTGTGGCTATTTTTGCTCATGGAGAAGATGTCAAGTTTGCAACAGCCCTTGTCTACGCCCTCAGCCTCTTCTGTCCACGTGTCCAAGCCTTGGTGGATTTCCACTTGGTATGCCACTCGGAGGAGATGGCCAGCTTCCCGGAGCAAGACAGAGAGCACTTTGCTGGACTTGAGGAACAAGGATGTCCTGGTGTCTTTGCGAAGCTTGAATCCCACCGGGACAAGTACAAGAACTATGCTATGGGAAGAAACATCTCCTACCCCAACAACCTTCTCCGCAACGTGGCCCGGACAGGCACAGAGGCTGCCTACATCCTTGTCCTCGACATTGACATGGTACCCAGCGCAGACCTGCATCATCAGTTtgtgatgatgctgatgaaacGTGAGCGGGCCCCGGATGAAGTTCTGGTCTTGCCCGCTTTTGAAATAAGGCACACGCGCAAGATGCCTGCTACAAAATCCGAGCTTGCACAGCTGTACCTGGTCGGTGAGGTGAGGCCCTTCTATGAGGAACTGTGCCCACGATGCCAGGCACCCACTAACTACTCCCGTTGGATTAACCTTGTTAGCAAGAGCTCCGGGCCTCTGGAGGTGGCATATACACAGAACTGGGTCGACCCATGGGAACCCTTTTACATCGGGCCCAAATCAGTGCCACTATATGATGAGAACTTCAGACAGTACGGCTTCAACCGTATCAGTCAG GCATGTGAGCTTCATGTAGCAGGGTTCAGGTTCTCTGTGGTGAGTAACGCCTTTGTGGTGCATCAGGGCTTTAAGATTCAGGGCGACTTTCACAGCCGCAAGGACGAGGAGAACCGCAGAAACCGCCTGCTCTTCCGAAGCTTCAAGGAAGGTCTGAAAAACAAATACCCCAACTCCCCTCGCCACTGCTGA